A section of the Lutra lutra chromosome 3, mLutLut1.2, whole genome shotgun sequence genome encodes:
- the LOC125094668 gene encoding odorant receptor 131-2-like, protein MNLSSEHCNISDWLRLEATVKASVYTVAFFFATSVTVIIVTIVSHNSKLKKEARYILLCHHLLCISSYCGLGVVFQGMRALLANSPVLMCWVVFGVQLSVGEGILFTLALMAVNTYLAICWPLKSLAFVDSVKYRVLAGSWTIIIFKNVCLFLIEGTSPTQGAVFKSEPLCPVILNGSAARAIGMVFLFLLLSIILVSYSLIYQEGKRAGHFNRSNIKARKTVLIHLVQMGLHVIPTLIFIGLGKMCGLFFFVLNLVLFGVFAFAQCLNPLIYGLWNKELQSRLYHWMCCQLWCGHIMTNRETV, encoded by the coding sequence ATGAACTTGTCTTCTGAGCACTGCAACATATCAGATTGGCTGAGGCTGGAAGCAACAGTGAAGGCCTCTGTATACACAGTTGCCTTCTTCTTTGCCACATCTGTCACTGTCATCATCGTCACAATAGTGTCACACAATTCGAAGCTGAAGAAAGAGGCCCGATACATCCTCCTGTGTCACCATCTGCTGTGCATCTCCTCCTACTGTGGCCTGGGGGTGGTATTCCAAGGGATGCGGGCTCTGCTAGCCAATAGTCCAGTGCTGATGTGCTGGGTGGTATTTGGGGTCCAGCTAAGTGTTGGAGAAGGGATCCTCTTCACCCTGGCCTTGATGGCTGTCAACACTTACCTGGCCATTTGCTGGCCTTTGAAATCTCTGGCTTTTGTAGATTCAGTTAAGTATAGGGTTCTGGCTGGGTCTTGGACAATCATTATATTCAAGAATGTTTGCTTATTCCTCATAGAGGGTACTAGCCCCACTCAGGGTGCTGTTTTTAAATCTGAACCCCTTTGCCCTGTGATCTTGAATGGCTCTGCTGCCAGAGCCATCGGcatggttttccttttccttcttctgtccaTCATTCTTGTAAGTTACTCTCTGATCTACCAAGAAGGGAAACGGGCTGGCCATTTTAATAGATCAAATATCAAAGCAAGGAAAACGGTCCTTATTCATTTAGTGCAGATGGGTTTACATGTGATACCAACCCTGATATTCATAGGTTTGGGAAAGATGTGtggattgtttttctttgttttaaatctggTGCTTTTTGGAGTCTTTGCATTTGCCCAATGTCTTAACCCTCTGATCTATGGGCTCTGGAATAAAGAGCTGCAAAGCAGATTGTACCATTGGATGTGCTGTCAGTTGTGGTGTGGTCACATAATGACCAACAGAGAGACAGTTTAA